One stretch of Priestia megaterium DNA includes these proteins:
- a CDS encoding sugar ABC transporter ATP-binding protein, with amino-acid sequence MHIAMRGIHKAFGANRVLRGVDFELHEGEVHALMGENGAGKSTLMNILTGLHKKDEGQILIDGKETYFQNPKEAEQNGITFIHQELNVWPEMTVLENLFIGKELKTPLGFLKTKEMKALAKKQFEKLSVTIPLDQEAGLCSVGQQQMIEIAKALMTNAKVIIMDEPTAALTEREIQKLFDVINALRKQGVSIVYISHRMEEIFAICDSITVMRDGQTVDKKPIPETSFDDVVRKMVGRELTDRFPARTSPKGDVVFEAKGLERKGVFHDVHFSVRSGEIVGVAGLMGAGRTEIMRAIFGLDPLEKGEIVLNGKRVSITKPDQAIKLGLGFITEDRKTEGLVLDFSIRENIALPSLFSFSPKGFIEQKSEQQFVDLLIKRLTIKTESSETSAGNLSGGNQQKVVIAKWIGIGPKVLILDEPTRGVDVGAKREIYQLMNELTDRGVAIIMVSSELPEVLGMSDRILVVHEGKITGELTSEEATQEKIMTFATGGQ; translated from the coding sequence ATGCATATTGCAATGAGAGGGATTCATAAAGCCTTTGGAGCAAACCGTGTACTAAGGGGCGTGGATTTTGAATTACATGAAGGTGAAGTTCACGCACTAATGGGGGAAAATGGAGCGGGGAAATCTACGCTGATGAATATTTTAACCGGCCTTCATAAAAAAGATGAAGGGCAGATTCTGATTGATGGCAAAGAGACGTATTTTCAAAATCCAAAAGAAGCAGAACAAAACGGAATTACCTTTATTCATCAAGAGCTGAACGTTTGGCCTGAAATGACGGTGCTTGAGAACTTATTTATCGGCAAAGAATTAAAAACGCCTTTAGGTTTTTTAAAAACAAAAGAAATGAAAGCGTTAGCAAAGAAGCAGTTTGAAAAATTATCTGTGACCATTCCTCTTGATCAAGAAGCGGGACTTTGTTCTGTCGGACAGCAGCAAATGATTGAGATAGCCAAAGCGCTGATGACGAATGCAAAAGTCATTATCATGGATGAGCCAACTGCAGCGCTTACTGAAAGAGAAATTCAAAAGTTATTTGACGTAATTAATGCGCTGCGAAAACAAGGTGTATCGATTGTCTATATTTCACATCGTATGGAAGAGATTTTCGCTATTTGTGATTCCATTACGGTCATGCGTGACGGACAGACGGTAGACAAAAAGCCGATTCCAGAAACCAGCTTCGATGATGTTGTTCGCAAAATGGTAGGAAGAGAGCTAACGGATCGATTTCCTGCTAGGACATCTCCTAAGGGAGACGTTGTATTTGAAGCAAAAGGCTTGGAGAGAAAAGGTGTATTTCATGACGTTCATTTTTCAGTGCGATCAGGAGAAATTGTCGGTGTTGCGGGGCTAATGGGAGCTGGCCGAACCGAAATTATGCGCGCTATCTTCGGGCTTGATCCGTTAGAAAAAGGCGAAATTGTATTAAATGGCAAACGGGTCAGTATCACAAAGCCCGACCAAGCCATTAAATTAGGTCTCGGGTTCATTACAGAAGATCGTAAAACAGAAGGGCTCGTCCTGGATTTTTCTATTCGAGAAAATATTGCGCTTCCAAGTCTATTCAGCTTTTCGCCAAAAGGCTTTATTGAACAAAAAAGCGAGCAGCAATTTGTAGATTTACTTATTAAACGTTTAACGATCAAAACCGAGTCGTCTGAGACGAGTGCGGGTAACTTATCAGGAGGAAATCAGCAAAAAGTAGTTATTGCCAAGTGGATTGGCATTGGACCAAAAGTGCTGATTTTAGATGAACCAACTCGAGGAGTTGACGTCGGGGCAAAGCGTGAAATTTATCAGCTTATGAATGAACTGACAGACAGAGGCGTGGCTATTATTATGGTGTCTTCAGAGCTTCCGGAAGTACTCGGCATGAGCGATCGCATTTTGGTTGTGCATGAAGGAAAAATAACAGGTGAACTGACAAGTGAAGAAGCAACTCAAGAAAAAATTATGACATTTGCAACAGGAGGTCAGTAA
- the rbsC gene encoding ribose ABC transporter permease RbsC — translation MKANTAIKENRVDNVMQKLGPLLGLFILIVIVSILNPSFLEPLNILNLLRQVAINALIAFGMTFVILTGGIDLSVGSILALSSALMAGMIVSGVDPILAILIGCVLGAVMGMINGLLITKGKMAPFIATLATMTIFRGLTLVYTDGNPITGLGENYYFQLFGRGYFLGIPVPAITMVLAFAVLWVILHKTPFGRRTYAIGGNEKAAFISGIKVPKVKVMIYSLAGLLAALSGAILTSRLNSAQPTAGTSYELDAIAAVVLGGTSLSGGRGRIVGTLIGALIIGTLNNGLNLLGVSSFYQMVVKGIVILIAVLIDRKKSA, via the coding sequence ATGAAAGCAAACACAGCGATAAAAGAAAATCGCGTTGATAACGTGATGCAAAAACTAGGTCCGTTACTAGGTCTATTTATTCTTATTGTCATTGTATCGATTTTAAATCCAAGCTTTTTAGAACCTTTAAATATTTTAAACTTGCTGCGTCAAGTAGCCATTAATGCCTTAATTGCATTCGGTATGACATTTGTCATTTTAACAGGCGGAATTGATTTATCGGTTGGCTCTATACTTGCTTTATCAAGTGCGTTAATGGCAGGTATGATTGTGTCAGGTGTAGATCCTATTTTAGCTATTTTAATAGGATGTGTGTTAGGAGCTGTAATGGGTATGATTAACGGCTTGCTTATTACAAAAGGAAAAATGGCGCCGTTTATTGCAACGCTGGCGACGATGACAATTTTTAGAGGGTTAACGCTTGTTTATACAGATGGAAATCCAATTACGGGCTTAGGCGAAAACTATTACTTCCAGTTATTTGGCCGCGGCTATTTTCTAGGTATTCCTGTTCCGGCAATTACGATGGTACTAGCTTTTGCTGTCCTATGGGTGATTTTGCATAAAACGCCGTTTGGCCGTAGAACATATGCAATCGGGGGAAATGAAAAAGCAGCATTTATTTCAGGAATTAAAGTACCAAAAGTTAAGGTTATGATCTACTCACTAGCAGGATTATTGGCAGCGCTATCAGGAGCGATTTTGACTTCTCGTTTGAACTCTGCTCAGCCAACGGCAGGTACGTCTTACGAGTTAGATGCTATCGCTGCAGTAGTACTGGGTGGAACAAGCCTTTCAGGCGGACGTGGACGCATTGTTGGAACGTTAATTGGTGCGCTGATTATCGGAACGTTAAACAACGGTTTGAACTTACTCGGCGTTTCGTCATTTTACCAAATGGTCGTAAAAGGAATTGTTATTTTAATCGCGGTATTAATTGATCGCAAAAAGTCAGCTTAG
- the rbsB gene encoding ribose ABC transporter substrate-binding protein RbsB, which translates to MKKIWLVLLSFSLLLLGACSLQPPEWAKPSESKNLKDIKIGLSVSTLNNPFFVSLKEGVQKEAKKLGMEVVVVDAQNDSAKQINDVEDLMQQGVNILLINPTDSAAISTAVQSANNVGIPVITLDRSAEKGKVETLVASDNVKGGQMAADYIVKKVGEKAQVAELEGVPGASATRERGKGFHNVADQKLDITAKQSADFDRTKGLNVMENVLQGNPGIKAVFAHNDEMALGAIQAINSSGKDVLVVGFDGNDDAIKAVKEGKLGATVAQQPVLIGKLAVKSAKNVLQGKKVDKQIPVPLKLVTSEK; encoded by the coding sequence ATGAAGAAAATTTGGCTCGTGCTATTATCATTTTCATTATTACTGTTAGGGGCTTGTTCACTTCAGCCTCCTGAGTGGGCGAAACCATCTGAAAGTAAAAATTTAAAAGATATTAAAATTGGTTTATCCGTTTCTACATTAAACAATCCGTTCTTTGTTTCGCTAAAAGAAGGGGTACAAAAAGAAGCAAAAAAACTGGGCATGGAAGTAGTTGTAGTAGATGCTCAAAATGATTCAGCAAAACAAATTAACGATGTAGAAGATTTAATGCAGCAAGGTGTTAACATTCTGCTTATTAACCCAACGGATTCAGCTGCTATTTCAACAGCTGTACAATCGGCTAATAATGTAGGTATTCCAGTTATTACGCTAGATCGTTCAGCAGAAAAAGGAAAGGTAGAAACACTGGTAGCTTCAGATAATGTAAAAGGTGGTCAAATGGCTGCTGATTACATTGTGAAAAAAGTAGGGGAAAAAGCTCAAGTAGCAGAACTTGAAGGCGTGCCGGGAGCTTCAGCAACTCGTGAACGAGGAAAAGGGTTCCACAACGTTGCAGACCAAAAGCTAGATATTACGGCTAAACAGTCAGCTGATTTTGACCGTACAAAAGGCTTAAACGTTATGGAGAATGTTCTTCAAGGAAACCCTGGTATCAAAGCCGTATTTGCTCACAATGATGAAATGGCATTAGGAGCTATTCAAGCTATTAACAGCTCAGGAAAAGATGTGTTAGTAGTAGGGTTTGATGGAAACGACGATGCAATTAAAGCGGTAAAAGAAGGGAAACTAGGAGCAACTGTAGCCCAGCAGCCTGTTTTAATTGGTAAACTTGCCGTAAAATCTGCTAAAAATGTTCTTCAAGGCAAAAAGGTAGATAAGCAAATTCCAGTGCCTTTAAAACTAGTAACCTCTGAAAAATAA
- a CDS encoding 3D domain-containing protein, whose amino-acid sequence MKIFKRMTLAAVTGIFFMTGITETHAQSNEEALQSTENKIKETEKAVQQKEKEKQSINSDVQNIQSQLNSLHTVISSNKKELASTEKQISEANKMIEKKKKEIVLLQEKVLSRKDIIENRLVALQQDDKTSVVIDTLMNADNFGDFVARMGAVTTLLSADNDILKQHQNDLDQIEKDKKEIDKQEKVLEAAKGSLAAKQAELDKNVAKQTATLTTMQEKYSTVVNEIDAASSEKANLQSELTGIQDKIAKEKEAAQKQAEQVAKQQAAEKAEADAEAKRQAELATAKKEVKTEPKQEVKTAAATEKKAAVSSEAKETKKEESTQKHSGKEMYVEATAYTANCAGCSGVTATGQNVSSGTHKIIAVDPSVIPLGSKVYVEGYGVATAGDTGGAIKGYRIDVLVPSESAAKAFGRRTVKITVLN is encoded by the coding sequence ATGAAAATTTTTAAGCGTATGACTCTTGCAGCAGTCACAGGAATTTTCTTCATGACCGGCATTACAGAGACTCACGCCCAATCGAATGAAGAAGCGCTCCAGAGTACTGAAAATAAAATTAAAGAAACAGAAAAGGCTGTTCAACAAAAAGAGAAAGAGAAACAGTCTATCAATTCAGATGTTCAAAACATTCAATCACAATTAAATTCATTACATACAGTAATCTCTAGCAATAAAAAAGAGTTAGCATCGACTGAAAAGCAGATTTCAGAAGCGAACAAAATGATTGAGAAAAAGAAAAAAGAGATCGTTTTGCTTCAGGAAAAAGTGTTAAGTCGTAAAGATATTATTGAAAATCGATTAGTTGCTTTACAGCAGGACGATAAAACAAGCGTTGTTATTGATACATTAATGAATGCTGATAACTTTGGAGATTTTGTTGCACGTATGGGTGCTGTCACAACTTTATTGTCAGCAGATAATGATATTTTAAAGCAGCATCAAAATGATTTAGATCAAATTGAAAAAGATAAAAAAGAAATTGATAAGCAAGAAAAAGTATTAGAAGCAGCAAAAGGTAGCTTAGCGGCTAAACAAGCTGAATTAGATAAAAACGTTGCCAAACAAACAGCAACGTTAACAACTATGCAAGAAAAATACAGCACGGTCGTAAATGAAATTGATGCAGCTTCTTCAGAAAAAGCAAACCTTCAGTCTGAATTAACAGGCATTCAAGATAAGATTGCAAAAGAAAAAGAAGCAGCTCAAAAGCAAGCTGAGCAAGTGGCGAAACAGCAGGCAGCTGAAAAGGCTGAGGCTGATGCAGAAGCAAAGCGTCAAGCTGAACTAGCAACTGCTAAAAAAGAAGTAAAAACAGAGCCAAAACAAGAAGTAAAAACAGCTGCGGCTACGGAGAAGAAAGCAGCCGTTTCTTCAGAAGCAAAAGAAACGAAAAAAGAAGAAAGCACACAAAAGCATTCTGGAAAAGAAATGTATGTAGAAGCAACAGCTTATACAGCTAATTGTGCAGGCTGTAGCGGCGTAACAGCCACTGGACAAAATGTAAGTTCAGGCACTCATAAAATTATTGCGGTAGATCCATCCGTTATTCCATTAGGTTCGAAAGTATATGTAGAAGGATACGGAGTGGCAACAGCAGGTGATACGGGCGGTGCGATTAAAGGATATCGAATTGACGTATTAGTACCTTCTGAGTCAGCTGCAAAAGCATTCGGACGTCGTACAGTGAAAATTACGGTGTTAAATTAA
- a CDS encoding flavin reductase family protein: MKIVDPAVQSAKDNYHLLTGVVIPRPIAFITSQNDDGVVNAAPFSFFNVVAAEPPLIAVSVSRSEGQMTKDTAKNISASKEFVVHLVDENLVDQVNQAASSYPSSVSEVEETGLTLAPSKKVQVPGIQEASIRMECKLHQIVPLGTDEAYSSDLFIGEVVMFHISEKVIENDRVSAERVKPVSRLAGSNYSKLGQLFSLERPK; encoded by the coding sequence ATGAAGATAGTCGATCCAGCGGTACAAAGTGCAAAAGACAATTATCATTTGCTAACAGGTGTCGTCATTCCCCGGCCGATTGCGTTTATTACAAGTCAAAATGATGACGGTGTAGTGAATGCCGCGCCGTTTAGTTTCTTTAATGTAGTTGCGGCAGAGCCTCCGCTGATTGCCGTTTCGGTTTCGAGAAGTGAAGGTCAAATGACGAAAGATACGGCCAAAAATATTAGTGCATCTAAAGAATTTGTAGTTCATCTTGTAGACGAAAACTTAGTGGACCAGGTGAATCAAGCGGCATCTTCTTATCCTTCTTCCGTGAGTGAAGTCGAAGAAACAGGGTTAACACTAGCACCGAGCAAAAAAGTGCAGGTTCCCGGAATTCAAGAAGCCAGCATTCGGATGGAATGTAAGCTTCACCAAATTGTTCCATTAGGAACGGATGAGGCATACAGCTCAGATTTGTTTATCGGTGAAGTTGTGATGTTTCATATTAGTGAAAAAGTGATAGAAAACGATCGCGTTTCTGCAGAACGTGTGAAGCCAGTCAGCCGACTTGCGGGTTCTAACTATAGTAAATTGGGGCAATTATTTTCCTTAGAACGTCCCAAATAA
- a CDS encoding ABC transporter substrate-binding protein produces MKRWFSLISFALILTLVLAGCGGKSANETSGSGGKEVVAWAWNINVPVLKKAAAEYQKENPGFKLKVVDMGREDVYSKLTTGLQAGGKGLPDIVLVEDDRFQGYLDAFPKAFLNLSKKGFDKQEDKFPEFKRALLSKNGDMYGFPFDAGPTGVFYRTDYFEKAGVDPNSIKTWDDYIAAGKKIKEKVGVDLLGLDFNNDDGLFRMALTQQGTFYFNNKGKLNLTSKEAKKAMELNKKLKEAGIVKNTVGWDASISALAEGKVASSPSGAWLSGSITQQAPDLKGKWGVFLLPSFEEGGNRASNLGGSNYVISATSQKADEAYKFMEYFSTTDKVQEEAMKGGLFPSLNTVYSSKLFTAQDEYFNNQTIWKTFADEMKDIKPVNFTGNYSVANSEAVKAVSEVTNGKGVTDSLEAAQKRLENRIKK; encoded by the coding sequence TTGAAACGTTGGTTTAGTTTAATCAGTTTTGCACTCATTTTAACCCTAGTACTTGCAGGATGCGGAGGAAAGTCCGCTAATGAAACAAGTGGTAGCGGTGGAAAAGAAGTTGTTGCATGGGCTTGGAATATTAACGTACCGGTATTAAAGAAAGCAGCAGCAGAATATCAAAAGGAGAATCCAGGTTTTAAATTAAAAGTAGTGGATATGGGACGTGAAGACGTTTATTCTAAACTAACAACAGGATTGCAAGCTGGCGGAAAAGGCCTTCCTGATATTGTATTAGTAGAAGACGATCGTTTCCAAGGATATTTAGATGCATTTCCAAAAGCATTTTTAAACCTATCTAAAAAAGGATTTGATAAGCAAGAAGATAAATTTCCTGAGTTTAAGAGAGCCCTTTTATCAAAGAATGGAGATATGTACGGCTTCCCGTTTGATGCAGGTCCAACAGGCGTTTTCTACCGCACAGATTACTTTGAAAAAGCAGGCGTAGATCCAAACAGTATCAAAACATGGGATGATTATATTGCGGCTGGTAAGAAAATTAAAGAAAAAGTTGGCGTTGATTTACTAGGTTTAGATTTTAATAATGACGATGGCTTATTCCGAATGGCGCTGACACAGCAAGGTACGTTCTATTTTAATAACAAAGGTAAGCTAAATTTAACTTCTAAAGAAGCGAAAAAAGCGATGGAGTTAAATAAGAAGTTAAAAGAAGCAGGCATTGTTAAAAATACAGTGGGCTGGGATGCTTCAATCAGTGCTTTAGCAGAAGGTAAAGTAGCAAGTTCACCATCTGGTGCTTGGCTATCCGGTTCTATTACACAGCAGGCTCCGGATTTAAAAGGAAAATGGGGAGTGTTTCTATTACCTTCGTTTGAAGAGGGAGGCAACCGTGCTTCTAACTTAGGCGGAAGCAACTATGTGATTTCAGCAACTAGTCAAAAAGCAGATGAAGCGTACAAATTTATGGAGTATTTCTCAACAACGGATAAAGTTCAAGAAGAAGCGATGAAGGGCGGATTATTCCCATCATTAAATACCGTATATTCTTCAAAATTATTCACTGCACAAGATGAGTACTTTAACAATCAAACGATTTGGAAAACATTCGCAGATGAAATGAAAGATATTAAGCCGGTTAACTTTACGGGCAATTACTCAGTTGCAAACAGTGAAGCAGTCAAAGCTGTGTCAGAAGTAACAAATGGTAAGGGCGTTACAGACTCGCTTGAAGCAGCTCAAAAACGCTTAGAAAACCGAATTAAAAAATAA
- a CDS encoding carbohydrate ABC transporter permease yields MKTNKSLPYLFIAPALLLFALFTIYPIFSSFVLSFQSMEGGKYVFTGLSNYTRLLGDDIFWKALGNTGIILIVQVPVMILLALVLANALNSQLLRLKGFFRVSFFLPAVTSLVAYSILFSIILQDEGIMNTVLGFFGIDAIQWLGDPFWAKVSIIVAMTWRWTGYNMVIFLAALQSLSHEVYEAADLDGANRIQKFFHVTVPQLKPVILFATILSTIGTLQLFDEPFNLTKGGPADSTMTLGLYIYQNGFKYFDFGYASAIAYVVVLLVGILTFFQFKFTGDKS; encoded by the coding sequence ATGAAGACAAATAAATCGTTGCCTTACTTATTTATTGCTCCAGCACTTTTGCTGTTCGCGCTGTTTACAATCTACCCTATTTTTTCATCGTTTGTTCTAAGCTTTCAGAGTATGGAAGGCGGAAAGTATGTATTTACCGGGTTATCAAACTATACACGTTTGCTCGGAGATGATATTTTCTGGAAAGCGCTTGGAAATACGGGTATTATTTTAATCGTCCAAGTACCCGTTATGATTTTATTAGCGCTTGTACTAGCTAACGCGTTAAACAGTCAGCTTTTAAGACTAAAAGGTTTTTTCCGAGTTTCATTTTTCTTGCCGGCAGTAACGTCACTAGTTGCATACTCTATTTTGTTTTCAATCATTCTTCAAGATGAAGGAATTATGAATACTGTTTTAGGATTTTTCGGTATCGATGCCATTCAGTGGCTGGGAGATCCATTTTGGGCTAAAGTCTCAATCATCGTTGCGATGACTTGGAGATGGACAGGTTATAACATGGTTATTTTTCTAGCAGCTCTTCAAAGTTTATCTCATGAAGTTTACGAAGCAGCTGATTTAGACGGAGCAAATCGTATTCAAAAGTTTTTCCACGTAACGGTTCCACAATTAAAACCCGTTATCTTGTTTGCTACTATTTTATCAACAATTGGCACGCTTCAATTGTTTGACGAACCTTTTAACTTAACAAAAGGCGGCCCTGCTGATTCCACGATGACGCTAGGCTTATATATTTATCAAAATGGCTTTAAATACTTTGATTTTGGATATGCTTCAGCCATTGCGTACGTTGTTGTATTATTAGTTGGTATTTTAACGTTCTTCCAATTTAAATTTACGGGTGATAAATCATGA
- a CDS encoding carbohydrate ABC transporter permease has protein sequence MRKIGLYSMLGLFTIISIFPFYWMIIGATNESGKMFTNPPTLKPGDQFMTNLQNLNASIDLGRVFFNSVFVSVVYVIVALMVCSTAAYALSKFEFKGRNAIFTTLLLSMMIPYQATLIPLFQLMSNFNLLDTYFALIVPQLCFPFAIFLLRQNFLAFPTELIEAARLDGAGEMRIFLTIVLPSMKPAMAAAAIFLFMTQWNNFMWPLVATTSNEMATLPVALSSLIGLSIIDYGQVMMGVTIATIPIIVFFLALQRHFISGMLGSAVK, from the coding sequence ATGCGCAAAATAGGATTATACAGCATGCTTGGGCTGTTCACGATTATTTCTATTTTTCCTTTTTACTGGATGATTATCGGCGCTACGAATGAATCAGGGAAAATGTTTACAAACCCTCCAACGCTGAAGCCTGGCGATCAATTTATGACAAATCTACAAAATTTAAATGCTTCAATTGATTTAGGACGCGTCTTTTTTAACTCAGTATTTGTTTCAGTAGTGTATGTGATTGTAGCTTTAATGGTCTGCTCTACAGCTGCATATGCGCTATCTAAATTTGAATTCAAAGGCCGAAACGCAATTTTTACTACGCTTTTATTGTCTATGATGATCCCATATCAAGCAACGCTCATTCCGCTTTTTCAGCTGATGTCGAATTTTAATTTGCTTGATACGTATTTTGCTCTTATTGTTCCGCAGCTGTGCTTTCCGTTCGCTATCTTTTTATTACGTCAGAACTTTTTAGCTTTTCCAACGGAACTTATTGAAGCAGCTCGTTTGGACGGTGCTGGAGAGATGAGAATCTTTTTAACCATTGTGCTTCCTTCTATGAAGCCTGCTATGGCTGCAGCAGCTATTTTCTTATTTATGACGCAGTGGAATAACTTTATGTGGCCGTTAGTTGCGACTACATCTAACGAAATGGCTACATTACCGGTTGCTCTTTCAAGCTTAATTGGATTATCGATTATTGATTACGGTCAAGTAATGATGGGAGTAACCATTGCAACCATTCCAATCATTGTCTTCTTCTTGGCACTTCAGCGTCATTTTATTTCAGGAATGCTTGGAAGTGCAGTAAAATAA
- a CDS encoding sugar phosphate isomerase/epimerase family protein — MGEIPVGVQLYTLREETKKDFKGTLQKVAALGYQGVEFAGYEGHTAQEVGAWLTDLQLKPASSHVPLEQLESNLEQVIHFEQQVGNSHIVCPYLMPERQTEKGYHVLIDSLNDIDTYCKKEGMSFSYHHHDFELKKLSTGKSALQTILEETGVNVELDIYWLTKAGEDPVEWMKHYQNRTPFIHLKDMTTDGEQFFAPLGTGGVDVKAVMQEGHRAGVKWWIVEQDHCKENPLSSIEKSLAYIK, encoded by the coding sequence ATGGGAGAAATACCTGTAGGAGTTCAGCTTTATACGCTGCGTGAAGAAACGAAAAAAGACTTCAAAGGAACTCTTCAAAAAGTAGCTGCATTAGGCTATCAAGGGGTAGAGTTTGCAGGGTATGAAGGACATACAGCGCAAGAAGTAGGAGCGTGGTTAACAGATTTGCAGCTGAAGCCAGCTTCTAGTCATGTGCCGCTTGAACAATTAGAATCTAATTTAGAGCAAGTGATTCACTTTGAACAGCAAGTTGGAAATTCACATATTGTTTGTCCTTATTTAATGCCTGAACGTCAAACGGAAAAAGGATATCACGTGCTTATTGATTCTTTAAATGATATTGATACGTATTGTAAAAAAGAAGGCATGTCGTTTAGCTATCATCATCATGATTTTGAGCTCAAGAAATTGTCAACTGGAAAGTCAGCTCTCCAAACAATCTTAGAAGAGACTGGTGTAAACGTCGAACTGGACATTTATTGGCTAACTAAAGCAGGCGAAGATCCAGTGGAGTGGATGAAGCATTATCAAAATCGTACGCCGTTTATTCATTTAAAAGATATGACCACAGACGGCGAGCAATTTTTTGCTCCTCTTGGTACCGGAGGAGTAGATGTGAAGGCTGTCATGCAAGAAGGACATAGAGCAGGTGTAAAATGGTGGATTGTTGAACAAGACCATTGCAAAGAAAATCCTCTTAGCAGCATTGAAAAAAGCTTAGCATATATCAAATAA